A single Bos mutus isolate GX-2022 chromosome 25, NWIPB_WYAK_1.1, whole genome shotgun sequence DNA region contains:
- the HSPB1 gene encoding heat shock protein beta-1, translating to MAERRVPFSLLRGPSWDPFRDWYPAHSRLFDQAFGLPRLPEEWSQWLSHSGWPGYVRALPAAAIEGPAYNRALSRQLSSGVSEIQQTADRWRVSLDVNHFAPEELTVKTKDGVVEITGKHEERQDEHGYISRCFTRKYTLPPGVDPTLVSSSLSPEGTLTVEAPLPKSATQSAEITIPVTFQARAQLGGPEAGKSEQPENK from the exons ATGGCCGAGCGCCGAGTGCCCTTCTCGCTCCTGCGGGGCCCCAGCTGGGACCCTTTCCGCGACTGGTATCCGGCCCACAGCCGCCTCTTCGACCAGGCCTTCGGGCTGCCCCGGCTGCCCGAGGAGTGGTCGCAGTGGCTGAGCCACAGCGGATGGCCGGGCTACGTGCGCGCGCTGCCCGCCGCAGCGATCGAGGGTCCCGCCTACAACCGCGCGCTCAGCCGGCAGCTCAGCAGTGGGGTCTCCGAGATCCAGCAGACCGCCGACCGCTGGCGCGTGTCCCTGGACGTCAACCACTTCGCCCCCGAGGAGCTGACGGTCAAGACCAAGGACGGCGTGGTGGAGATCACTG gcaAGCACGAGGAAAGGCAGGACGAGCACGGCTACATTTCCCGTTGCTTCACTCGCAAATACAC GCTGCCCCCCGGTGTGGACCCCACCCTGGtctcctcctctctgtcccctGAGGGCACGCTCACCGTGGAGGCCCCGTTGCCCAAGTCAGCCACCCAGTCGGCCGAGATCACCATTCCCGTCACCTTCCAGGCGCGTGCCCAGCTTGGCGGCCCCGAAGCCGGGAAGTCCGAACAGCCGGAAAACAAGTAA